One genomic segment of Clostridium saccharoperbutylacetonicum N1-4(HMT) includes these proteins:
- a CDS encoding ABC transporter ATP-binding protein, with amino-acid sequence MIKAFIACTLSYIVLMMPVGLLYYLVGDLMHNNIEGINLSYYIIGIAVCLVLIFITTYFQYNATFLATYIESGIRRISLAEKLRKLPLSFFGKKDLANLTSTIMADCSTLETASSHWIPELIGSIISTFLVAVSLFFFDWRMAIAALWVLPVSFIIVLLSSKVQYTLGKKQMGVKMACADGIQECLESVRDLKANNAEAAYMGQLDIKIKNVEKRSIITELGTAIFVASAQMILKLGIATVALTGGMLLVDGSLDVLTFFMFLLLVSRLYDPMQMSLQNLAAIIAANIQCERMNEILEHDVQTGVEALINKGYDIVFDQVEFAYDNKETVLKNVSFTAKQGEVTALIGPSGGGKTTVSRLAERFWDIKKGKITVGGMNISKIDPEILMGLYSIVFQEVTLFNNTIMENIRIGRKNATDEEVVQAAKLAHCDEFVEKLPKGWNSMIGENGSELSGGERQRISIARAFLKNAPIILLDEATASLDVENETMIQEALSRLIKNKTVLIIAHRMRTVTGADKIVVLKDGIVAEQGSPDKLVKEGTIYKHMAEIQLEAASWKI; translated from the coding sequence ATGATAAAAGCATTCATCGCTTGTACTTTATCATATATTGTGTTAATGATGCCTGTAGGACTTCTTTATTATCTGGTGGGAGATTTGATGCATAATAATATTGAAGGAATTAATCTCTCCTACTATATAATTGGTATTGCAGTATGTTTAGTGTTAATATTCATTACAACATATTTTCAGTATAATGCAACATTTTTAGCAACATACATAGAAAGTGGGATTAGGAGAATATCCTTAGCTGAAAAACTAAGAAAACTTCCTCTTTCTTTCTTTGGAAAAAAGGATTTGGCGAATTTAACAAGTACGATTATGGCTGACTGTTCTACGCTGGAAACTGCATCTTCTCATTGGATTCCAGAGCTTATAGGCTCTATTATTTCAACCTTTTTAGTTGCAGTGAGCTTATTCTTTTTTGATTGGCGTATGGCAATAGCAGCTTTATGGGTGCTTCCTGTTTCATTTATAATTGTCTTACTTTCATCAAAAGTACAATATACACTAGGAAAAAAACAAATGGGTGTAAAAATGGCTTGTGCAGATGGAATTCAAGAGTGTTTAGAATCTGTTAGAGATTTGAAAGCAAACAATGCAGAAGCAGCATATATGGGTCAATTGGATATAAAAATTAAAAATGTTGAAAAACGTTCAATAATTACAGAACTTGGAACTGCTATTTTTGTTGCATCAGCCCAAATGATTTTAAAGCTTGGAATAGCTACTGTTGCACTTACTGGTGGAATGCTTCTTGTTGATGGAAGTTTGGATGTTTTGACTTTCTTTATGTTTTTGCTTTTGGTATCAAGATTATATGATCCTATGCAAATGTCATTGCAGAATTTAGCAGCTATTATTGCAGCTAATATCCAGTGTGAACGTATGAATGAGATACTTGAACATGATGTACAGACTGGTGTTGAAGCACTCATAAATAAAGGCTATGACATTGTATTTGACCAAGTTGAATTTGCATATGATAATAAGGAAACTGTATTAAAAAATGTATCCTTTACAGCTAAACAAGGAGAGGTGACTGCATTAATCGGACCATCTGGTGGTGGAAAAACTACGGTATCAAGATTAGCAGAGCGATTTTGGGATATTAAAAAAGGAAAAATTACTGTTGGAGGTATGAATATTTCAAAAATTGATCCTGAAATATTAATGGGATTATATTCAATTGTATTTCAAGAGGTTACTTTATTTAATAATACTATTATGGAAAATATCCGTATTGGAAGAAAAAATGCTACAGATGAAGAAGTAGTACAAGCAGCAAAACTTGCTCATTGTGATGAATTTGTAGAAAAATTGCCAAAAGGATGGAATTCAATGATTGGTGAAAATGGGTCTGAACTTTCAGGTGGAGAACGTCAAAGAATATCAATTGCAAGAGCCTTTTTAAAGAATGCACCTATTATATTATTAGATGAAGCAACAGCTTCACTAGATGTTGAAAATGAAACTATGATACAAGAAGCATTATCAAGGCTCATTAAAAATAAAACAGTACTTATTATTGCACATAGAATGAGAACAGTAACAGGTGCGGATAAAATTGTAGTCTTAAAGGATGGTATTGTAGCGGAACAAGGAAGTCCAGATAAATTAGTAAAAGAAGGAACAATATATAAGCATATGGCTGAAATTCAATTAGAAGCAGCTTCTTGGAAGATTTAG
- a CDS encoding DUF3793 family protein — protein sequence MGYLDFHNKLNSLEDKEYIETFLVYNVSLIIAGVKPAVTITLKKNKHKLYNSWKSFGHSFIKDINLNYIELRNDSTALIIMIYEESLLEKYLNYEQNQDFLINLGYSKNSSIDTYVNTLKSRYAQYHCPHELGLFLGIPIKDVKDFMECEPKKCLLCGYWKVYNDSNRAKIIFNNYDKIKEYTIKTMLKGNSSHDLALSIKSSFNKKVQYI from the coding sequence ATGGGATATTTAGATTTTCACAACAAATTAAATTCATTAGAAGATAAAGAATATATTGAAACTTTTTTGGTCTACAATGTGTCTTTGATAATTGCAGGAGTTAAACCAGCTGTTACAATAACATTGAAAAAGAATAAGCACAAATTATATAATAGTTGGAAAAGTTTTGGGCATTCATTTATAAAAGATATTAACTTAAACTATATTGAATTAAGAAATGATTCCACTGCACTTATTATTATGATTTATGAAGAATCCTTACTAGAAAAATATTTAAATTATGAGCAAAATCAAGATTTTTTAATTAATCTAGGCTATTCTAAAAATTCTTCTATTGATACTTATGTTAATACACTAAAATCAAGATATGCTCAATATCATTGTCCTCACGAACTTGGGTTATTCCTCGGAATACCTATTAAAGACGTCAAAGATTTTATGGAATGTGAACCCAAAAAATGTTTATTATGCGGTTACTGGAAAGTATATAACGACAGTAATAGAGCAAAAATAATTTTTAACAACTATGATAAAATAAAAGAATATACAATAAAAACTATGCTTAAAGGAAACTCATCGCACGACCTAGCTTTAAGCATAAAGAGCTCCTTTAATAAAAAAGTACAGTATATATAA
- a CDS encoding TerC/Alx family metal homeostasis membrane protein, whose product MSTRKHLFKFLLITLIAMIFNLAIWYYMGRDSALEFLGGYIIELSLSVDNLFLFLLIFSSFGISSKYQKRVLSYGIFGAIILRFIFVILGIAIINTFKWVLYVFGVLLIISGIKIMINKEEDVSFENSKLIKLLKKMVPVTKELHDEKFFVKINNVLHVTPLFALLFLIEGSDLLFAIDSIPAIFAITTNAFIVYTSNIFAILGLRNLYFILEKLHSTFEYVKYGVGLILIFTGIKLGISFKYHISVGISLAVIISILILSVLVSVLVSIIINKKKQK is encoded by the coding sequence ATGTCCACCAGAAAACATTTATTTAAATTTTTACTAATTACGTTAATAGCAATGATATTTAATTTAGCTATATGGTATTACATGGGCCGTGATAGCGCCTTAGAATTTCTTGGAGGATATATTATTGAGCTTAGTCTTAGCGTTGATAACTTATTTCTCTTTTTACTGATATTCTCAAGCTTTGGAATCAGTTCAAAATATCAAAAAAGAGTATTAAGTTATGGTATATTTGGAGCTATTATATTAAGATTTATATTTGTTATATTAGGGATTGCTATTATAAATACCTTCAAATGGGTCTTATATGTGTTTGGAGTCCTGCTCATTATTAGTGGTATAAAAATAATGATTAATAAAGAAGAAGATGTATCCTTTGAAAATAGTAAATTAATAAAACTTTTAAAGAAAATGGTTCCAGTTACTAAGGAACTTCACGACGAAAAATTCTTTGTTAAAATTAATAATGTTCTTCATGTAACTCCTTTATTTGCTTTGCTATTTTTAATTGAAGGTTCTGATTTACTTTTTGCCATAGATTCAATACCTGCTATCTTTGCAATAACAACAAATGCTTTCATAGTATATACCTCAAATATTTTTGCTATATTAGGGCTTAGAAATTTATATTTTATTCTTGAAAAGCTTCACAGTACTTTTGAATATGTAAAGTATGGAGTTGGATTAATACTTATATTCACAGGTATAAAACTTGGAATATCATTTAAATATCATATATCAGTTGGAATTTCACTTGCTGTGATTATTTCGATACTTATACTTAGTGTATTAGTTAGTGTATTAGTATCTATAATAATTAATAAGAAAAAGCAGAAGTAA
- a CDS encoding ABC transporter ATP-binding protein — protein MKKESSMSKLFGYAGKFKYLTIASWILSGASALLALIPFVYIWKIIKDVLEVSPNYSAAENLSYYGWMAVVFSACSMVIYIGALMCSHIAAFRVQANMRSRAMHHILTLPLGFMDDVGSGKIRKIVNESSAATETYLAHQLPDRAGALATPIGLLAMLLVFDWRLGMLSLIPVVIAFIIMSAMTGTKMKQKMKEYQNSLEQMSNEAVEYVRGIPVVKTFGQSVFSFKRFKSSIDSYEKWVISYTKDLRMLMVFYTTAINSVFAVLIGVALVFTQNGVTNEFLLNLLFYIIITPIITVTLNKIMFSSENMMIVEDALERIDSIMDIKPLVETKAPKNPKDNSVVLKDVSFHYKDAKENALNRISLKINPGEHVAFVGPSGGGKTTLASVIARFWDVDSGEVLIGNVNVKDIPKEELMNIVSFVFQDSRLLKTSILENVRLAKPNATREEVLKALKDAQCEDIIEKMTDGIDTIIGTKGNYLSGGEMQRISIARAMLKNAPILILDEATAFADPDNEAKVQEAFSILSKEKTVFMIAHRLSTVIETDCIYVLKDGGICEFGTHSELIQQEGLYSHMWNQYNGAVKWKVGVKSEIN, from the coding sequence ATGAAAAAAGAATCTAGTATGTCAAAGTTATTTGGATATGCCGGAAAATTTAAATATCTAACAATAGCTTCGTGGATATTGTCTGGGGCAAGTGCACTTTTGGCATTAATACCATTTGTGTATATATGGAAAATTATTAAAGATGTATTGGAGGTTTCACCCAATTACAGTGCAGCTGAAAATCTATCATATTATGGTTGGATGGCAGTAGTTTTTTCGGCTTGTTCTATGGTTATTTATATAGGAGCTTTAATGTGCTCTCATATAGCGGCTTTTCGTGTTCAGGCTAATATGCGATCAAGAGCTATGCATCATATTCTCACCTTACCTTTAGGATTTATGGATGATGTTGGAAGTGGAAAGATTAGAAAAATTGTAAATGAGTCTAGTGCAGCGACTGAGACTTACTTAGCTCACCAATTGCCTGATAGAGCAGGTGCTTTAGCAACTCCAATTGGTCTGCTTGCTATGCTTTTGGTATTTGATTGGCGTCTTGGAATGCTAAGTTTAATACCTGTTGTGATTGCTTTTATTATTATGTCAGCAATGACTGGAACCAAGATGAAGCAAAAAATGAAAGAATATCAAAATTCTTTAGAACAGATGTCAAATGAAGCAGTTGAATATGTTCGTGGTATACCAGTTGTAAAAACCTTTGGACAGTCTGTATTTTCTTTTAAGCGATTTAAAAGTTCCATAGACAGTTATGAAAAGTGGGTTATTTCTTATACTAAGGATTTACGTATGCTAATGGTATTTTATACTACAGCGATTAATTCAGTTTTTGCTGTATTAATAGGAGTTGCTTTAGTTTTTACCCAGAATGGAGTTACAAATGAGTTTTTATTAAATCTTTTGTTCTATATTATAATTACTCCTATTATAACAGTTACATTAAATAAAATTATGTTTTCTAGTGAAAATATGATGATAGTTGAGGATGCATTAGAGCGTATTGACAGCATAATGGATATAAAGCCATTAGTAGAAACCAAAGCACCTAAAAATCCAAAAGATAACTCAGTGGTACTTAAGGATGTGTCCTTTCACTATAAAGATGCAAAAGAAAATGCCTTAAACCGAATTTCATTGAAAATTAATCCAGGTGAGCATGTAGCTTTTGTTGGTCCCTCCGGAGGTGGGAAAACAACTTTAGCTAGTGTAATAGCTCGTTTTTGGGATGTAGATAGTGGGGAAGTTTTAATTGGAAACGTAAATGTTAAGGATATTCCAAAAGAAGAATTGATGAATATAGTATCCTTTGTATTTCAAGACAGTAGACTTTTGAAAACTTCCATTTTGGAAAATGTTAGACTTGCCAAACCAAACGCCACAAGGGAAGAAGTATTAAAAGCACTAAAAGATGCTCAGTGTGAGGATATTATAGAAAAAATGACAGATGGAATTGATACTATAATTGGAACAAAAGGAAATTACCTTTCAGGAGGTGAGATGCAACGTATTTCTATTGCAAGAGCTATGTTAAAAAATGCTCCTATTTTAATACTGGACGAAGCTACAGCTTTTGCTGATCCAGATAATGAAGCAAAGGTGCAAGAGGCGTTCTCAATTTTATCAAAAGAAAAAACAGTATTTATGATAGCACATAGACTTTCTACTGTTATAGAAACAGATTGTATCTATGTTTTAAAAGATGGAGGTATCTGTGAATTTGGAACTCATTCAGAATTAATACAACAAGAGGGATTATATTCACATATGTGGAACCAATATAATGGTGCTGTAAAATGGAAGGTTGGTGTTAAAAGTGAAATTAATTGA
- a CDS encoding YibE/F family protein, producing the protein MSKDLIKNIFNFRATEINKFSKKKLVLGAILIIISLISLFFISNNENFYDKPIGKVISIEEKEFDKKTDDGKIELMKNQKIRAIIMNGNHKGEVVEADNIASFSQVNDLNLKVNDQVFLSITDNDNHNISSVKITEFKRDKYIVLIMIIFIILILLIGQKKGLRSLASLIVNIIILLIITELFTKGYYLMICSIIASILFIIFSIVIVSGRNKKSFAAIVGTLTGTLISMIIAGVVIKINNWSGVHFEEMDFLTQPPETIFFIELIIGTLGAIMDIAISISSAVKELYDKNPNTSRRVIVRSAREIGQDIMGTMSNTLVFAYLSGSIPTILLFLRNGVPITYIVSIDLSLEYMRAIVGSIGIVLSIPITIYISILILKNHNMGEI; encoded by the coding sequence ATGTCTAAAGATTTAATCAAGAATATATTCAATTTTAGGGCTACTGAAATAAATAAATTTAGTAAAAAGAAATTAGTGCTTGGTGCAATATTGATAATAATATCTTTAATAAGTTTGTTCTTTATATCTAATAATGAAAATTTCTATGATAAACCAATAGGTAAAGTAATTTCAATAGAAGAAAAAGAATTTGATAAAAAGACAGATGATGGAAAAATAGAATTAATGAAAAATCAAAAAATTAGAGCAATCATAATGAATGGAAATCATAAAGGGGAAGTAGTTGAAGCCGATAATATAGCTTCATTTTCACAAGTTAATGATCTTAATTTAAAGGTAAATGATCAGGTCTTTTTATCAATTACTGATAATGATAACCATAATATATCATCTGTAAAAATAACTGAATTTAAACGAGATAAATATATTGTGTTAATAATGATCATATTTATTATTCTAATACTATTAATTGGACAAAAGAAAGGGCTTCGATCCTTAGCAAGTTTAATTGTGAATATTATTATTTTGCTTATTATAACTGAATTGTTCACTAAGGGTTACTATTTAATGATATGTTCAATAATAGCTAGCATACTTTTTATAATTTTTTCTATTGTTATAGTTAGTGGTAGAAACAAGAAAAGTTTTGCAGCAATAGTTGGAACTTTAACTGGAACATTAATATCAATGATAATAGCAGGAGTTGTTATTAAAATAAATAATTGGAGTGGGGTCCACTTTGAAGAAATGGATTTTCTTACTCAGCCTCCAGAAACAATATTTTTCATAGAGTTAATTATAGGAACCTTGGGTGCAATAATGGATATTGCAATTTCAATTTCTTCGGCTGTAAAGGAATTATATGATAAGAATCCTAATACTAGTAGAAGAGTCATAGTTAGATCTGCTAGAGAAATTGGACAAGACATTATGGGAACTATGTCTAACACCTTAGTTTTTGCATATTTAAGTGGCAGTATACCAACTATATTGTTATTTTTAAGAAATGGTGTACCTATTACCTATATAGTCAGCATTGATCTATCGCTAGAATATATGAGAGCAATTGTTGGAAGTATTGGAATTGTATTAAGTATTCCTATCACAATATATATTTCGATTTTAATTCTTAAAAATCATAATATGGGAGAAATTTAA
- a CDS encoding YibE/F family protein: MNIILILLVILLILMAAVGGGRGIQSFFTLILNFGTLFFMLILIGAKIDPIKVTFIGAMIISFFSLFFINGFNKKTFASLLSVIVVILIVMLATYKMGINAQIQGFSNEQIDLVSFYSLYVQIDFSKIVVCEILIGLLGAIIDVSISISSAMNEIYKNNSLISKHELFKSGMNIGKDILGTMTNTLFFAYISGFMTLMIYFNQLNYSFATIINAKVFCSEVFQSMCCGIGIILIIPITAFFTSELIFVKWKNKERISVIE; the protein is encoded by the coding sequence ATGAATATTATATTAATATTACTAGTAATACTATTAATTCTTATGGCAGCTGTTGGTGGGGGAAGAGGAATACAATCCTTCTTTACATTAATTTTAAATTTTGGTACATTATTTTTTATGCTCATACTAATCGGTGCTAAAATTGATCCGATTAAAGTTACTTTTATAGGAGCAATGATTATTAGCTTTTTTAGTTTATTTTTCATTAATGGGTTTAATAAAAAAACATTTGCGTCGCTGCTATCTGTTATAGTAGTAATACTAATAGTAATGCTTGCAACATATAAAATGGGAATAAATGCACAAATACAAGGCTTTAGTAACGAACAAATAGATCTGGTTTCGTTCTATTCTTTGTATGTTCAAATTGATTTTTCTAAAATAGTTGTCTGTGAAATATTGATTGGATTGTTAGGGGCGATTATTGATGTATCTATATCAATATCTTCAGCTATGAATGAAATTTATAAGAATAATTCACTTATATCAAAACATGAATTATTTAAATCAGGCATGAATATAGGAAAAGATATTTTAGGAACAATGACAAATACATTATTTTTTGCATATATAAGTGGTTTTATGACTTTAATGATATATTTCAATCAACTTAATTATTCTTTTGCAACAATAATAAATGCAAAGGTATTTTGTTCAGAAGTATTTCAGTCAATGTGTTGTGGTATAGGAATTATTTTAATTATACCTATTACTGCTTTTTTTACATCGGAATTAATATTTGTTAAATGGAAAAATAAAGAGAGAATTAGTGTAATAGAATAA
- a CDS encoding helix-turn-helix domain-containing protein, translating to MKKIYIEENIDICLFEVLPGIVIRYEDFENKDLVEVANKVNIKDIQDEMIEISYCHEGNIECVFEGGGCVYMGSGDLHAGLVDKYPPVVSTLPAAKYKGISIYLYVNKLSYSMPGILNYALGDINEFKEKLFPTEKYFWKVGNCINWVGGKIERIFLDLNNLPDLEEKAKDNYMKIKVVELLLLLSETCANENKAKNKYYLKSQTELVKNIHDEIINDLSKNFTLKELSDRYSMSQIGLKNCFKAMYGKSIAKYIKAYRMEYAAVMLRKTDETVMNISASVGYENQSKFAAAFKEVFGVKPTEYRKGDMATYKI from the coding sequence TTGAAAAAAATTTATATTGAAGAAAATATTGATATTTGTTTATTTGAAGTTTTACCAGGAATAGTTATTCGTTATGAAGATTTTGAGAATAAGGATTTGGTAGAAGTCGCCAATAAGGTAAATATAAAAGATATACAAGATGAAATGATAGAAATTAGTTATTGTCATGAGGGAAATATAGAATGTGTCTTTGAAGGTGGAGGATGTGTATATATGGGGAGCGGTGATTTACATGCAGGATTAGTAGATAAATATCCTCCAGTAGTTAGTACATTACCAGCTGCAAAATATAAAGGAATATCTATATATTTGTATGTTAATAAATTGTCTTATTCTATGCCAGGAATTTTAAATTATGCTTTAGGGGATATAAATGAATTCAAAGAAAAGTTATTTCCTACAGAAAAGTATTTTTGGAAAGTTGGAAATTGTATCAACTGGGTTGGAGGAAAGATCGAAAGAATTTTCTTAGATTTAAATAATTTACCCGACCTAGAGGAAAAGGCAAAAGATAATTATATGAAAATTAAAGTCGTAGAACTTCTTTTGCTATTAAGTGAGACTTGCGCCAATGAAAATAAAGCTAAAAACAAATATTACTTAAAATCTCAAACAGAACTTGTGAAAAATATTCATGATGAGATTATTAACGATTTATCTAAGAATTTTACTCTAAAAGAATTGTCAGATAGATATAGCATGAGTCAAATTGGACTAAAGAACTGTTTTAAAGCTATGTATGGTAAAAGTATTGCAAAATATATAAAGGCTTATCGAATGGAATATGCTGCAGTGATGCTTAGGAAGACTGATGAAACTGTTATGAATATATCAGCAAGTGTTGGATATGAAAATCAAAGTAAATTTGCAGCGGCTTTTAAAGAGGTTTTTGGAGTGAAGCCAACTGAATATAGGAAAGGAGATATGGCAACCTATAAAATTTAA
- a CDS encoding YiiG family protein, translated as MHVSFNYKTYEESKIATTFSITGGVFNIFGKIIPVTFIVQLIKAIGENNKTGESNLLSIIIFSVILSIVMFIIGFIFNIIAKKIALKEREKRSQLNCEEIDDLIYKKPELKKWFLDNHPDYRLLHRSDIGYKNVDDINTEVDDKKIEFAKKKKRLLIFYFCSFLLVAIAIALFQNDNGRKVNKSESNYKSSEAKNVSSNNGKNSDAEYDKKYQCYVEFNNDIVDCYNQSIDLYFKSKGNSEILKHKYNPNKVDMGPILKQKYDNIEKVKKAANSNPKIEIDEYVIKLADATQKVYDLISEIYYAYGGNEEYGKKNDKTKEQLHKEFYNYVKEYDEIYSNFNKKFDKVSIEHMQSELKKYEDSEDMDSYHTLNMLIKSEELYRYFIDNNITNKNLFSMNLDEYKKLLDDYNKAYLDFQKQDIKGGTTHTSGFKEFVQAYHSFVNNIVNMVNNKTFDSGELDAKPGLVGPDDDEDIQARLYFYIDRMVSEYNSIQLFKK; from the coding sequence ATGCATGTTAGTTTTAACTATAAAACATATGAAGAAAGTAAAATAGCTACTACATTTTCAATAACAGGAGGAGTATTTAATATATTTGGGAAGATAATACCTGTGACTTTTATTGTCCAATTAATCAAGGCAATAGGTGAGAACAACAAAACAGGAGAATCTAATTTATTATCAATTATTATTTTTAGTGTTATTCTAAGTATTGTTATGTTTATTATTGGTTTTATATTTAATATTATAGCTAAAAAAATAGCATTAAAGGAACGTGAGAAAAGATCACAGCTAAACTGTGAAGAAATTGATGATTTAATTTATAAGAAACCTGAACTTAAGAAATGGTTTTTAGATAATCATCCTGATTATAGATTATTACATAGAAGTGATATAGGATATAAAAATGTTGATGATATTAATACGGAAGTTGATGATAAAAAAATAGAATTCGCAAAAAAGAAAAAAAGACTTTTGATATTCTATTTTTGTTCATTTTTATTAGTAGCTATAGCTATTGCTTTATTTCAAAATGATAATGGCAGAAAGGTCAATAAAAGTGAAAGTAATTATAAAAGCTCTGAAGCTAAAAATGTTAGCAGTAATAATGGCAAAAATTCTGATGCTGAATATGATAAGAAATACCAATGTTATGTAGAATTCAATAATGATATCGTTGATTGTTATAATCAATCTATTGATTTATATTTTAAGAGTAAAGGTAATAGTGAAATCCTAAAACATAAGTATAATCCAAATAAAGTTGATATGGGACCAATTTTGAAGCAAAAATACGATAATATAGAAAAAGTAAAAAAAGCTGCAAATTCAAATCCTAAAATTGAAATTGATGAATATGTAATTAAATTGGCTGATGCAACACAAAAAGTTTATGATTTAATTAGCGAAATTTATTATGCTTATGGTGGTAACGAAGAGTATGGAAAGAAAAATGATAAAACAAAAGAGCAATTACATAAAGAGTTTTACAACTACGTAAAGGAATATGATGAGATCTATAGCAATTTTAATAAAAAGTTTGATAAGGTATCCATTGAACATATGCAGAGTGAATTAAAAAAATATGAGGATAGTGAAGATATGGATTCATACCATACTTTAAATATGCTTATTAAATCTGAAGAACTTTATAGATATTTTATTGATAATAATATTACCAATAAAAATTTATTTAGCATGAATTTAGATGAATATAAAAAGCTTTTGGATGATTATAATAAGGCCTATTTAGATTTCCAAAAGCAAGATATAAAAGGTGGAACAACCCATACTTCTGGATTTAAAGAATTTGTACAGGCATATCATAGTTTTGTTAATAACATAGTCAACATGGTAAATAATAAAACATTTGATTCAGGAGAATTAGATGCTAAGCCAGGCCTGGTTGGTCCAGATGATGATGAAGATATTCAAGCACGTCTTTATTTTTATATTGATAGGATGGTTTCAGAATATAATAGTATCCAACTCTTTAAAAAGTAA
- a CDS encoding HD-GYP domain-containing protein, with the protein MLNQEMYHDIIEALAAALDAKDVYTAGHSTRVGNMAYELGKKLKLDDYTLQMIHIAGHLHDIGKIGVPDNVLNKKGKLDEHEWMQMKMHSEIGYNILKNTNSLKEIARIVLYHHEKWNGTGYPSKLSKNEIPLGSRIITLCDSIDAMRSKRPYKQVISNIDCYNEILKNKEIMYDPKITDCLIENWNVIVTPQYS; encoded by the coding sequence ATGTTGAACCAAGAAATGTATCATGACATAATTGAAGCATTGGCTGCAGCATTAGATGCAAAGGATGTTTATACAGCAGGCCACTCTACAAGAGTTGGTAATATGGCCTATGAATTAGGTAAGAAATTAAAACTAGATGATTACACTTTACAAATGATCCATATAGCTGGTCACTTACATGATATTGGGAAAATAGGTGTTCCTGATAATGTACTTAATAAAAAAGGTAAACTTGACGAACATGAATGGATGCAAATGAAAATGCATTCTGAAATAGGATATAATATATTAAAAAATACGAATAGTTTAAAAGAAATTGCTAGAATAGTTTTATATCATCATGAAAAATGGAATGGAACTGGATATCCATCTAAACTTTCTAAAAATGAAATTCCATTAGGTTCTAGAATAATAACCCTTTGTGATTCAATTGATGCTATGAGAAGCAAAAGACCTTATAAGCAAGTAATAAGTAATATTGATTGTTATAATGAAATATTAAAAAATAAAGAAATAATGTATGATCCTAAAATAACTGATTGCTTAATTGAAAATTGGAATGTTATTGTAACACCCCAATACTCATAA